The following are encoded together in the Streptomyces sp. NBC_00358 genome:
- a CDS encoding HAD family hydrolase gives MKIHAEALLFDNDGTLVSSLESVNRCWTQWAGEYGITAEDFARIALHGRPAVEIAADLLPAEVVPEALARIEQLEVEDVPGGVVALPGTLALLDALPAERWAVVTSATRRLADARLGEVGIRPKTLIAADDITRGKPDPEPYLLAARELGVDPARCVVFEDAPAGLRAGRAAGMTTVALATTHQAHELDADLVVENLSALSVLVTDTGVEISVRR, from the coding sequence ATGAAGATCCACGCTGAAGCCCTCCTGTTCGACAACGACGGAACCCTCGTCTCGTCCCTCGAGTCGGTGAACCGCTGCTGGACCCAGTGGGCCGGGGAGTACGGGATCACCGCCGAGGACTTCGCCCGGATCGCCCTGCACGGCCGCCCCGCCGTCGAGATAGCCGCCGACCTGCTGCCCGCCGAGGTCGTCCCGGAGGCGCTCGCCCGGATCGAGCAGCTGGAGGTCGAGGACGTGCCGGGCGGCGTCGTGGCGCTGCCCGGAACCCTCGCGCTGCTCGACGCGCTGCCCGCCGAGCGCTGGGCCGTCGTCACCTCGGCCACCCGCCGGCTCGCCGACGCCCGCCTCGGCGAGGTCGGGATCCGTCCCAAGACGCTGATCGCCGCCGACGACATCACCCGGGGCAAGCCCGACCCCGAGCCGTATCTGCTCGCCGCCCGCGAACTGGGCGTCGACCCCGCCCGCTGCGTCGTCTTCGAGGACGCCCCCGCCGGGCTCCGGGCCGGCCGCGCCGCGGGGATGACCACCGTGGCGTTGGCCACAACGCACCAGGCCCACGAGCTGGACGCCGACCTCGTCGTCGAGAACCTCTCCGCCCTGTCCGTACTGGTGACGGACACGGGAGTGGAGATCTCCGTCCGGCGATGA
- a CDS encoding methionine ABC transporter ATP-binding protein, producing MHPCPAHTHAPHSTVTETPVITTTGLTKVYRSRGREVTALDGVDLHVREGEVYGVIGQSGAGKSSLIRCVNLLERPTSGTVTVAGQDLTALVGRGPRAGRELRQARSRIGMVFQHFNLLSSRTVQENVELPLEILGASGKARSRKALQLLDLVGLSDQAKAYPAQLSGGQKQRVGIARALAGDPKVLLSDEATSALDPETTRSILQLLRDLNRQLGLTVLLITHEMDVVKTICDSAALMERGRIVESGTVSELLATPGSELASALFPVSGEASGDDRTVIDVTFHGESATQPVISQLSRTYNIDISILGAAMDTVAGKQVGRMRIELPGRYEENVVPIGFLREQGLQIDIQGQQPVLVKEGAK from the coding sequence ATGCACCCGTGCCCGGCGCACACCCACGCCCCGCACTCGACAGTGACGGAAACCCCAGTGATCACGACAACGGGCCTCACCAAGGTCTACCGCTCGCGCGGCCGTGAAGTGACCGCCCTCGACGGCGTCGATCTGCATGTGCGCGAAGGCGAGGTGTACGGCGTCATCGGCCAGTCCGGCGCCGGCAAGTCCTCGCTCATCCGCTGCGTCAACCTCCTGGAGCGTCCCACCTCCGGCACGGTCACCGTCGCCGGCCAGGACCTCACCGCCCTCGTCGGGCGCGGCCCGCGGGCCGGCCGGGAGCTCCGCCAGGCCCGCAGCCGGATCGGCATGGTCTTCCAGCACTTCAACCTGCTGTCCTCGCGGACGGTCCAGGAGAACGTCGAGCTGCCGCTGGAGATCCTCGGCGCATCGGGGAAGGCGCGCAGCCGCAAGGCGCTCCAACTGCTCGACCTGGTCGGCTTGTCCGACCAGGCCAAGGCGTACCCGGCCCAGCTCTCGGGTGGTCAGAAGCAGCGTGTCGGCATCGCCCGCGCGCTGGCCGGCGACCCGAAGGTGCTGCTCTCCGACGAGGCGACCAGCGCCCTCGACCCGGAGACCACCCGTTCCATCCTTCAGTTGCTGCGCGACCTGAACCGCCAGCTCGGTCTCACCGTCCTGCTCATCACCCACGAGATGGACGTCGTGAAGACGATCTGCGACTCGGCCGCCCTGATGGAGCGGGGCCGCATCGTCGAGTCCGGCACCGTCAGCGAACTCCTCGCGACGCCCGGCTCGGAGCTGGCCTCCGCGCTCTTCCCGGTCAGCGGCGAGGCCTCGGGGGACGACCGCACGGTCATCGACGTCACCTTCCACGGGGAGTCGGCCACCCAGCCCGTCATCTCGCAGCTCTCGCGCACCTACAACATCGACATCTCGATCCTCGGTGCCGCGATGGACACCGTCGCGGGCAAGCAGGTCGGCCGGATGCGCATCGAACTGCCCGGCCGCTACGAGGAGAACGTCGTGCCGATCGGGTTCCTGCGTGAACAGGGTCTGCAGATCGACATCCAGGGGCAGCAGCCCGTCCTGGTGAAGGAAGGTGCCAAGTGA
- a CDS encoding methionine ABC transporter permease, which translates to MTWSEMQPLLSQACCDTLYMVGWSTLIAVVGGLPLGVLLVLTDRGGLLQNVVVNRVIGQIVNVARSLPFIILMVALMSFTRTITGTTIGREAAIVPLAVGAIPFFARLVETAVREVDGGLVEAVQAMGGSTWTVVRRVLVPESLPSLISSATTTVVALIGYSAMAGTVGAGGLGDIAIRYGYQRFESGLMWITVAVLAVVISAIQLAGDYAARTLHRRGGHSGAAPRLRLLKTRKPASADVGKAA; encoded by the coding sequence GTGACCTGGTCCGAGATGCAGCCGCTGCTGTCCCAGGCGTGTTGTGACACGCTCTACATGGTCGGCTGGTCCACGCTGATCGCGGTCGTCGGCGGGTTGCCGCTCGGTGTCCTGCTCGTCCTCACCGACCGCGGCGGCCTCCTGCAGAACGTGGTCGTGAACAGGGTCATCGGGCAGATCGTGAACGTCGCCCGCTCGCTGCCGTTCATCATCCTGATGGTCGCGCTGATGAGCTTCACGCGCACGATCACCGGAACGACCATCGGACGCGAGGCGGCCATCGTCCCGCTCGCCGTCGGCGCGATCCCGTTCTTCGCACGGCTGGTCGAGACGGCCGTCCGCGAAGTCGACGGCGGGCTCGTCGAGGCGGTGCAGGCGATGGGCGGCAGCACCTGGACCGTCGTCCGCAGGGTCCTCGTACCGGAATCGCTGCCGTCGCTGATCTCCTCCGCGACGACCACGGTCGTCGCCCTCATCGGCTACTCGGCGATGGCCGGGACCGTCGGCGCGGGCGGGCTCGGCGACATCGCGATCCGCTACGGCTACCAGCGCTTCGAGTCCGGACTGATGTGGATCACGGTCGCCGTCCTCGCCGTCGTCATCTCGGCCATCCAGCTCGCCGGCGACTACGCGGCCCGCACCCTGCACCGGCGCGGCGGACACTCCGGTGCCGCCCCCAGGCTGCGGCTGCTGAAGACCAGGAAGCCCGCCTCGGCAGACGTCGGCAAGGCCGCCTGA
- a CDS encoding MetQ/NlpA family ABC transporter substrate-binding protein yields MRNTAKITTAVLAAGALTLGLSACGSGKDSASDTSGPLIVAASPVPHAEILEYIKDHLAKKAGLDLEVKEFTDYVTPNTATEDGSVGANYFQNKPYLDDFNKKNGTHIVPVVTVHLEPLGLYSHKVKSVGALKSGATIAVPNDTVNEARALKLLAANGIITLKDGAGNSATPKDIAKNPKNLTFKELEAAQTPRSLDDVDAAVINGNYAIEDHLKPAKDALVLESATDNPYGNFLAVKKGNENDPRVKKLAKLLTSPEVKKFIEDKYAGSVIPSFK; encoded by the coding sequence GTGCGTAACACCGCCAAGATCACCACCGCCGTCCTCGCCGCCGGAGCGCTCACCCTCGGGCTCAGCGCCTGCGGCTCCGGCAAGGACTCCGCCTCCGACACCAGCGGCCCGCTGATCGTCGCCGCCAGCCCGGTTCCGCACGCCGAGATCCTCGAGTACATCAAGGACCACCTGGCGAAGAAGGCGGGCCTGGACCTGGAGGTCAAGGAGTTCACCGACTACGTCACGCCGAACACGGCGACCGAGGACGGGTCCGTGGGCGCCAACTACTTCCAGAACAAGCCGTATCTCGACGACTTCAACAAGAAGAACGGCACCCACATCGTGCCCGTCGTCACGGTTCACCTGGAGCCGCTCGGCCTCTACTCCCACAAGGTGAAGAGCGTCGGCGCCCTGAAGAGCGGTGCGACGATCGCCGTCCCGAACGACACGGTCAACGAGGCCCGCGCGCTCAAGCTGCTCGCGGCCAACGGGATCATCACGCTCAAGGACGGGGCGGGCAACAGCGCGACGCCCAAGGACATAGCGAAGAACCCGAAGAACCTCACGTTCAAGGAGCTGGAGGCGGCCCAGACCCCGCGCTCCCTGGACGACGTCGACGCCGCGGTCATCAACGGCAACTACGCCATCGAGGACCACCTCAAGCCCGCCAAGGACGCCCTCGTCCTGGAGTCGGCGACGGACAACCCGTACGGCAACTTCCTCGCCGTCAAGAAGGGCAACGAGAACGACCCGCGCGTGAAGAAGCTCGCGAAGCTCCTCACCTCGCCCGAGGTCAAGAAGTTCATCGAGGACAAGTACGCCGGCTCCGTCATCCCGTCGTTCAAGTAG
- a CDS encoding GNAT family N-acetyltransferase: protein MTSTFPDISISTERLVLRALDEDDVSPLAEMMNDEMVAAWTSIPQPFTEDGARDWVSDYAPTERARGRGLDLAVTEFLTQRLVGVIQLGKTNWRVRSTELSYIVAPWARGEGYASEAALATARWLFRDQKFERIELRTAADNTASQQVAQKIGCISEGVLRNACIARTRTEDGSWADLRTDFIVWSLLPEDLDGVGGRFADTGGYTSFSDWN, encoded by the coding sequence ATGACGAGCACCTTCCCCGACATCTCCATCAGCACGGAGCGGTTGGTCCTGCGTGCGCTCGACGAGGACGACGTGTCTCCGCTGGCCGAGATGATGAACGACGAGATGGTGGCGGCCTGGACGTCCATCCCGCAGCCGTTCACCGAGGACGGCGCCCGCGACTGGGTCAGCGACTACGCGCCCACGGAACGCGCGCGGGGGCGCGGACTCGACCTCGCCGTCACCGAGTTCCTCACCCAGCGCCTGGTCGGCGTCATCCAGCTCGGCAAGACGAACTGGCGGGTGCGGTCCACCGAGCTCTCCTACATCGTCGCCCCCTGGGCGCGCGGTGAGGGCTACGCGTCCGAAGCCGCCCTCGCCACCGCCCGATGGCTCTTCCGCGACCAGAAGTTCGAGCGCATCGAGCTGCGCACGGCCGCCGACAACACCGCCTCGCAGCAGGTCGCCCAGAAGATCGGCTGCATCAGCGAGGGAGTGCTGCGCAACGCCTGCATAGCGCGCACCCGGACCGAGGACGGATCCTGGGCCGACCTGCGCACCGACTTCATCGTGTGGAGCCTGCTGCCGGAGGACCTCGACGGCGTGGGCGGGCGCTTCGCCGACACCGGGGGCTACACCTCGTTCTCCGACTGGAACTGA
- the cbiE gene encoding precorrin-6y C5,15-methyltransferase (decarboxylating) subunit CbiE, with translation MADRVTVIGWDGSPPTVAARSALGAATLVAGAAHHLALPEVPEGAERVRLGSVALAARRIAGHRGTAVVLADGDPGFFGVVRTLRAPEFGLEVEVVPAVSSVAAAFARAGMPWDDAQVVVAHSRTLRRAVNVCRAHTKVAVLTSPGAGPAELGLLLEGVHRTFVICEELGTSREQVTILTSDKAADHTWRDPNVVIVIGGFVAAAEGGGWIAGREPAGGPRGWALPARAYGGALGEGETDLLRAAQLARLGPRVGDLVWDIGSGSGAFATEAARTGAAVIAVDRSPGSCARTEHAARRFGVQMQIVHGSAPHILEDLPEPDVVRVGGGGVAVVSAVADRRPQGIVTHAATRDAAELIGRDLTEHGYDVECALIQSVELDTRAWTEKERSVAFLLSGRLPDRAP, from the coding sequence ATGGCCGACCGGGTCACGGTGATCGGCTGGGACGGCTCGCCGCCGACCGTCGCGGCGCGCTCCGCCCTCGGTGCCGCCACGCTGGTGGCCGGCGCGGCCCACCATCTCGCGCTCCCCGAAGTGCCCGAGGGCGCCGAACGCGTCCGGCTCGGCAGTGTCGCCCTCGCCGCCCGCCGGATCGCGGGCCACCGGGGCACCGCCGTCGTCCTCGCCGACGGGGACCCGGGATTCTTCGGCGTCGTACGCACCCTGCGCGCGCCCGAGTTCGGCCTGGAGGTCGAAGTCGTGCCCGCCGTCTCCTCGGTAGCCGCCGCCTTCGCCCGAGCCGGAATGCCCTGGGACGACGCACAAGTGGTCGTCGCACACAGCCGCACGCTGCGACGCGCGGTGAATGTATGCCGAGCCCACACCAAGGTGGCTGTCCTCACCTCACCTGGCGCGGGACCCGCCGAACTCGGGCTGCTCCTCGAAGGAGTGCACCGCACCTTCGTCATCTGTGAGGAACTCGGCACCAGTCGCGAACAGGTCACGATCCTGACCTCGGACAAGGCGGCCGACCACACCTGGCGCGACCCGAACGTCGTGATCGTCATCGGCGGCTTCGTGGCGGCGGCCGAGGGCGGCGGCTGGATCGCCGGCCGGGAGCCCGCCGGTGGACCGCGCGGCTGGGCGCTGCCCGCGCGGGCGTACGGCGGAGCACTCGGCGAAGGCGAGACCGATCTGCTGCGCGCCGCCCAACTCGCCCGGCTGGGACCGCGCGTCGGCGACCTCGTCTGGGACATCGGCTCCGGCAGCGGAGCCTTCGCCACCGAGGCCGCCCGCACCGGTGCCGCCGTCATCGCGGTCGACCGCAGTCCGGGCTCCTGCGCCCGCACCGAGCACGCGGCCCGCCGCTTCGGCGTCCAGATGCAGATCGTGCACGGCAGCGCCCCGCACATTCTGGAAGACCTTCCCGAACCCGATGTCGTCCGCGTCGGCGGCGGGGGAGTGGCGGTCGTCTCCGCCGTCGCCGACCGCCGCCCCCAGGGCATCGTCACGCACGCCGCCACGCGCGACGCGGCCGAACTCATCGGCCGCGATCTGACCGAGCACGGCTACGACGTCGAGTGCGCTCTCATTCAGTCCGTCGAACTCGACACAAGGGCCTGGACGGAGAAGGAGCGGAGCGTCGCGTTCCTGCTCAGCGGCCGTCTGCCGGATCGCGCCCCGTGA
- the cobT gene encoding nicotinate-nucleotide--dimethylbenzimidazole phosphoribosyltransferase, with the protein MTDTGQVPGEGLPESVGMVEQPGVTTPGAYTFVDSSENPVEDDDLLLMPGAPGAQGAWGNEVPPPTPMPFTDEPGPHETDGRDTGAIDLAAVRAPSPAPAPQPVTPRRPLHLGPPTPDGSSSPVRSLADRGPAGSRVGTMTTPVTPLRHAGPATVGPEYLDVPPLGEALPQGAVPWGTPPVGGETTAAETAVTEAGQQPGSPVSVEAEPVPGAPQAVEAEQPSGFVPVPFVQDPAPVPASAPDAAQVSLPAADVMPSADVMSLDLQDQVDVQVPEAAPAPDGQPAPEAPEAAQFADAPYLQGEPDAAGQAGGEAEAFAPEAAPVPVAEDAADVLPAQHLDPADDLAEPQAPQQLAGEEAYGAGLAEPGAQDAAFPEPAAHLPEHAVRFVDEASLPGTEQSLGAGVPLAFEDQESALSALSARSAEASQGGQGIVLDDFQDRRFTDRAAFAENGAALSEEAAPAYESAAFAGPGTADTPHGVPVGVAAHAEAPHAEATDHSHGDQYHPAHGDQHHASGPDPAGVPGFPGAPLVPQADQSLGRFVPVDGTVPTTPHLAPTPPHGMTVLPLPAEEEQPPAQEHTAAAAAVAPAPVDETVAQAEPIVPAPVPAPREAEAAPEAVPVPEPLVAEPEPVVAQQAEDLRTQVADQEESTAVAEDVRESTGPAAPGYSDAEREAVLRVIRERRDIRNGFRSDPIPHDVLLRVLEAAHTAPSVGHSQPWDFVVIRSADTRRSMHELAQRQREAYAKSLPKGRAKQFKELKIEAILDTPVNIVVTADPTRGGRHTLGRHTQPQMAPYSSALAVENLWLAARAEGLGVGWVSFFDEREMVRALGLPEHLDVVAYLCVGYVDEFPDEPELMQAGWSKRRPLSWVVHEETYGRRALPGEEPHDLLAETVSNIRPLDAKALGEAWERQKRMTKPAGALGMLEIISAQLSGLSRMCPPPIPEPAAVAIFAGDHGVHAQGVTPWPQEVTGQMVANFLGGGAVCNAFANQVGAEVCVVDVGVASDLPATPGLLPRKVRAGTADMTTGPAMTREEAVAALEVGIETARDLVAAGNKALLTGEMGIANTTASAALISVFTGADPAEVTGRGTGINDETLARKTEVVRRAIDFHQPDPADPIGVLAAIGGLEHAAMVGLLLGGASLRTPVILDGVSAGAAALVARAIAPEVLAACIAGHRSAEPGHVAALNKLGLRPLIDLDLRLGEGTGALLALPIVQSAARAMHEVATFDSAGVTEK; encoded by the coding sequence ATGACCGACACCGGCCAGGTCCCGGGCGAGGGATTGCCGGAGAGCGTAGGCATGGTGGAGCAGCCGGGCGTCACCACGCCGGGCGCGTACACCTTCGTCGACTCCTCCGAGAACCCCGTCGAGGACGACGACCTGCTCCTGATGCCGGGCGCGCCGGGTGCCCAGGGCGCCTGGGGCAACGAGGTGCCGCCGCCGACCCCCATGCCCTTCACCGACGAGCCCGGCCCGCACGAGACGGACGGGCGGGACACCGGCGCGATCGACCTCGCCGCCGTCCGCGCCCCGAGCCCGGCGCCCGCCCCGCAGCCCGTGACGCCGCGCCGCCCGCTGCACCTCGGCCCGCCCACGCCCGACGGTTCGTCCAGCCCGGTGCGCTCCCTGGCCGACCGCGGACCCGCGGGTTCCCGCGTCGGCACCATGACGACTCCGGTCACTCCCCTGCGCCACGCGGGCCCGGCGACCGTCGGTCCTGAGTACCTGGACGTGCCCCCGCTCGGCGAGGCCCTGCCGCAGGGTGCGGTGCCGTGGGGGACTCCGCCGGTCGGCGGCGAGACCACCGCGGCGGAAACGGCCGTCACGGAGGCGGGACAGCAGCCCGGGTCCCCGGTGAGCGTGGAGGCCGAACCGGTTCCCGGGGCGCCGCAGGCCGTGGAGGCCGAGCAGCCGTCCGGGTTCGTACCGGTCCCCTTCGTCCAGGACCCGGCCCCGGTCCCGGCGTCGGCGCCGGACGCCGCACAGGTGTCGCTGCCGGCGGCGGACGTGATGCCGTCGGCCGACGTGATGTCGCTCGACCTCCAGGACCAGGTGGACGTACAGGTTCCCGAGGCCGCGCCCGCGCCGGACGGTCAGCCTGCCCCGGAGGCTCCCGAGGCCGCGCAGTTCGCGGACGCCCCGTACCTCCAAGGCGAGCCCGACGCCGCCGGACAGGCCGGTGGTGAGGCGGAGGCCTTCGCGCCCGAGGCCGCACCGGTGCCGGTCGCCGAGGACGCCGCCGATGTCCTGCCCGCTCAGCACCTCGACCCGGCCGATGACCTCGCCGAGCCGCAGGCCCCGCAGCAGCTCGCCGGCGAGGAGGCGTACGGAGCAGGCCTCGCCGAGCCCGGAGCCCAGGACGCCGCGTTCCCCGAACCCGCCGCCCACCTGCCGGAACACGCTGTCCGATTCGTGGACGAGGCATCCCTGCCCGGGACCGAGCAGTCCCTCGGTGCCGGGGTCCCGCTCGCCTTCGAGGACCAGGAGTCCGCGCTGTCGGCGCTCTCCGCGCGCTCGGCGGAGGCCTCGCAGGGCGGCCAGGGCATCGTCCTCGACGACTTCCAGGACCGGCGGTTCACGGACCGGGCCGCGTTCGCCGAGAACGGCGCGGCCCTCTCCGAGGAAGCCGCCCCCGCCTACGAAAGCGCCGCCTTCGCCGGGCCCGGCACCGCCGACACCCCGCACGGCGTACCGGTGGGCGTGGCCGCGCACGCCGAGGCCCCGCACGCCGAGGCCACGGACCACTCCCACGGTGATCAGTACCACCCGGCCCACGGCGACCAGCACCACGCGAGTGGCCCGGACCCGGCGGGCGTCCCCGGATTCCCCGGCGCGCCCCTCGTACCCCAGGCCGACCAGAGCCTCGGCCGGTTCGTGCCCGTGGACGGCACGGTGCCGACGACTCCGCACCTGGCCCCGACCCCGCCGCACGGCATGACCGTGCTGCCGCTGCCCGCCGAGGAGGAGCAGCCGCCGGCCCAGGAGCACACCGCAGCCGCGGCCGCCGTGGCGCCCGCCCCGGTCGACGAGACCGTGGCACAGGCGGAGCCGATCGTCCCGGCACCCGTGCCCGCCCCCCGGGAGGCGGAGGCCGCGCCCGAGGCCGTGCCCGTACCGGAACCGCTCGTCGCGGAGCCGGAACCCGTAGTCGCACAGCAAGCGGAGGACCTGCGCACCCAGGTCGCCGACCAGGAAGAGAGCACGGCCGTGGCGGAAGACGTACGAGAGTCCACCGGCCCGGCGGCTCCCGGCTACAGCGACGCCGAGCGCGAGGCCGTCCTGCGCGTGATCCGCGAGCGCCGTGACATCCGCAACGGCTTCCGCAGCGACCCGATCCCGCACGACGTGCTGCTGCGCGTCCTGGAGGCCGCGCACACCGCGCCCTCCGTCGGCCACTCCCAGCCCTGGGACTTCGTCGTCATCCGCTCCGCCGACACCCGGCGCAGCATGCACGAACTCGCCCAGCGCCAGCGCGAGGCCTACGCCAAGTCGCTTCCCAAGGGCCGCGCCAAGCAGTTCAAGGAACTGAAGATCGAGGCCATCCTCGACACCCCGGTCAACATCGTCGTCACCGCCGACCCGACCCGGGGCGGCCGGCACACCCTCGGCCGCCACACCCAGCCGCAGATGGCCCCGTACTCCTCCGCCCTCGCGGTCGAGAACCTGTGGCTCGCGGCCCGCGCCGAGGGCCTCGGCGTCGGCTGGGTCAGCTTCTTCGACGAGCGGGAGATGGTCCGCGCGCTGGGCCTGCCCGAGCACCTCGACGTGGTCGCCTACCTCTGCGTCGGATACGTCGACGAGTTCCCCGACGAGCCCGAGCTGATGCAGGCCGGCTGGTCCAAGCGCCGCCCCCTGTCGTGGGTCGTGCACGAGGAGACGTACGGCCGCCGCGCGCTGCCCGGTGAGGAGCCGCACGACCTGCTCGCCGAGACGGTCTCCAACATCCGCCCGCTGGACGCCAAGGCGCTCGGCGAGGCGTGGGAGCGCCAGAAGCGGATGACCAAGCCCGCGGGCGCCCTCGGCATGCTGGAGATCATCTCCGCGCAGTTGTCGGGCCTGTCCCGGATGTGCCCGCCGCCGATCCCGGAGCCGGCCGCCGTCGCGATCTTCGCGGGCGATCACGGCGTGCACGCGCAGGGCGTCACCCCGTGGCCGCAGGAGGTCACCGGGCAGATGGTCGCCAACTTCCTGGGCGGCGGCGCGGTCTGCAACGCCTTCGCCAACCAGGTCGGCGCCGAGGTCTGCGTCGTCGACGTGGGTGTCGCCTCCGACCTGCCGGCCACGCCGGGTCTGCTGCCGCGCAAGGTCCGCGCGGGCACCGCCGACATGACCACGGGCCCCGCCATGACCCGCGAAGAGGCCGTCGCTGCGCTGGAGGTGGGCATCGAGACGGCCCGCGACCTGGTGGCCGCGGGCAACAAGGCGCTGCTGACCGGTGAGATGGGCATCGCCAACACGACCGCGTCGGCGGCCCTCATCTCGGTCTTCACCGGCGCCGACCCCGCCGAGGTGACGGGCCGCGGCACCGGCATCAACGACGAGACCCTGGCCCGCAAGACCGAGGTCGTCCGCCGCGCCATCGACTTCCACCAGCCCGACCCGGCCGACCCGATCGGCGTCCTCGCGGCGATCGGCGGCCTGGAACACGCCGCCATGGTCGGCCTCCTCCTCGGTGGCGCGTCCCTGCGTACGCCGGTGATCCTGGACGGCGTCAGCGCGGGCGCCGCGGCCCTGGTGGCCCGCGCCATCGCCCCCGAGGTCC